A DNA window from Actinomycetes bacterium contains the following coding sequences:
- the msrA gene encoding peptide-methionine (S)-S-oxide reductase MsrA yields MLFSRAKREMVPAERALPGRTHRSYPVPATHAVLGTPLEGPWRQGLEVAHVALGCFWGAERLFWQLPGVYSTAVGYQGGHTPHPTYEETCTGLTGHAEAVQVVFDPQQISYEQLLKVFWEGHDPTQGYRQGNDLGTQYRSAVFTTGPEQQWVAELTRDAFAPVLRQAGYGPITTDIEPAGPFYYAEDYHQQYLYKVPGGYCGLGGTGASCPVGISGTGTPAGPVG; encoded by the coding sequence GTGCTGTTCAGCCGCGCCAAGCGCGAGATGGTCCCCGCCGAGCGGGCCCTGCCCGGTCGGACCCACAGGTCGTACCCGGTCCCGGCCACCCACGCGGTGCTCGGCACCCCGCTGGAGGGTCCGTGGCGGCAGGGGCTCGAGGTGGCCCACGTGGCGCTCGGCTGCTTCTGGGGGGCCGAGCGGCTGTTCTGGCAACTGCCGGGCGTGTACTCGACCGCGGTGGGCTACCAGGGCGGGCACACCCCCCACCCCACCTACGAGGAGACCTGCACCGGACTGACCGGGCACGCCGAGGCGGTCCAGGTCGTGTTCGACCCCCAGCAGATCAGCTACGAGCAGCTGCTCAAGGTGTTCTGGGAGGGCCACGACCCGACCCAGGGCTACCGCCAGGGCAACGACCTGGGCACCCAGTACCGCAGCGCCGTCTTCACGACCGGCCCCGAGCAGCAGTGGGTGGCCGAGCTGACCCGGGACGCCTTCGCCCCGGTGCTCCGGCAGGCCGGCTATGGCCCGATCACCACCGACATCGAGCCGGCTGGGCCGTTCTACTACGCCGAGGACTACCACCAGCAGTACCTGTACAAGGTGCCGGGCGGCTACTGCGGCCTGGGCGGGACCGGCGCGTCCTGCCCGGTCGGGATCAGCGGGACAGGTACCCCAGCAGGTC